The DNA sequence CCTTGCCCGCCTTCGGCTCCGGTGCTTCCTCGTACCGCATCACCTCCGCCCCACCGAATCTATGTATACGTATTGCTTTCATATATTTTTGCCTGTGACTATAAGTCCTTGAAGTTTCGCAAAAAGCCCACGCCTTGGATAGTTACACTTTGGCCCTTGCTAGCGTGCGATATAATAAACAAGCTGACCTATAGGTCACTTGGAGGTTGGCATGACCAAAAAAGTTTCCGCTGCCAAGGCTAAGGCCCATTTCTCTGAGCTCACTGCTAATGTGGCCCGCACCGGCCAGCGGGTCATCATTGAACGACGCGGCAAACCCGTGGCTGCAATTGTTAGCATAGGGGATTTGGAATGTCTGGAACGTGAACAGCGATTATCAGAAGAGCCTGTAGGTGCCCTGGCTCTGGTAGGTGCTTGGAGCGATCTGATGACTGATGAAGAAATAGACCAATTTATAAAGGATATCTATGAATCGCGAGAACGAGACTTCGGCCGGCCAGTGGAGCTGGAGCCTTAATGTACCTGTTTGATACAGATACACTCAGTAATTTAATGCGGCCCACTCCTGTGCCCCCTCTTATCAGAAAGATGGCTTCTGTGCCGAAACCTCAGCAGTTTACTTCAGCTATCAGCTTGAGCGAGCTTTTTTATGGCGCCTACAGGGTAGGGGAAAGAAAGGAACGCCTTCTTGACCAAATTGAACTCCTCTTGTTCTCTAACATAACGGTGCTTCCCTTTGATACTGAAGCTTCCCGACGCTATGGTTCACTGCGGGCTAACCTTGAAAGCACAGGTCAGTTCATCGGAGACCCGGACATCCGTATAGCGGCAATTGCTCTCGCGCGAGACCTTATTGTTGTAACTGGCAACATGCGCCACTTCTCCCGTGTGCCTGGGCTACGAGTAGAAAACTGGCTCCAATAAATCAGTCTTAAGCTCCCTGAAACTCCTATAAATCCTTCCCTCCCACGCCCCAGCCGTGATACGCTTATCGAGTCATGAAAGAAGTCATCCAAGAAGCCGCGCGGCTCCTGGAGCAGGGCCAGCCCTGCGTCCTCGCCACCGTCGTCCGCACCCGGGGCTCCACCCCCCAGAAGCCCGGCGCCAAGCTCGTCGTCCGCGCCGACGGCACCGCCCTCGGCACCCTAGGCGGCGGCTGCGTCGAGGGCGATATCTGGTTCGCCGCCTCGGAGATGCTCAAGCGTCACGAAGGCCCCCAGTTCAAGGACTACTATCTGAACGAGGACATCGCCGCCCGCGACGGCCTGGTCTGCGGCGGCACCATGTACTTCTTCCTCGACCCCCTCAACCCCGACGACTTCCTCCCCTACGCCCGCGACATCCTCCACGCCTACGATGGCGGCCCCGTCTGTGGCGCCGCCACCATCGTCAAGGCTAACGACCCCTCCCTCATGGGCAAACGCCTCCTCCTCCGCGACGACGGCCCCGCCCACGGCTCCCTCGGCTCCCCCACCCTCGACCGCCAGGCCATCGACGCCATCCGCCAGGTCGCCGACCTGGGCAACAACACCTACCTCGTCGCCGACAACGGTACCGAGCTTTTCATCGAAGGCTTCACCACGCCGCCCACCCTGGTCATCATGGGCGGCGGCCACGTCGGCAAGGCCATGTATCACGCCGCCCTCCCCCTGGGCTTCCGCATCTATGTCGTCGACGACCGCCCCGACTTCGCCAGCAAGGAGCGATTCCCCGACGCCGCCGGCGCCGTCCTCGCCCCCTTCGAAAAAGGCCTCGACCAAATCCCCATCAACGCCAACACCTACATCGTTGTCGCCACTCGAGGCCACCGACAGGACGACCTGGCACTAGAGGCTGCCGTCCAGACTCCTGCCACCTACGTGGGCCTCATGGGCAGCAAGCGCAAGACCCTCCTCATCTACAAGCACCTCCTCAAGAAGGGCTACTCACCTGAAGTTCTGCGAAAGGTCAAAGCCCCCGTCGGTCTGGACATCGGCGCCCTCACCCCCGAAGAAATCACCGTCAGCGTCCTCGCCGAAATCATCATGGTCCGACGAGGCGGCAAAGGCGGCCCCATGCAAATGGCCCGCAAATATTTCGACAAAGCCATGGAACAGTCCCGCGCCAAAGAACCCGCCGCCACCCCCTCTGACTAGAATCATCCGCATCCTATCCGTCTTCTTTCCTCTCCCTTGATGGGAGAGGATTAAGGTGAGGGTGAAACCCTAGAAGCACAAAACACATATCTATGCCAACCACCCTTCACCGAAGGTTCTCTATCAGTGTCCTCCCCTAAACCTAAACCTCTCCTCCGCACCGCCGCCCTCCTCCTCGCCGCCGGCGAGTCCACCCGCATGGGCCGGCTCAAAGCCCTCCTCCCCTGGAAAAACTCCACCCTCCTCCAGGCCCAGCTATCCTCCCTCCACGACGCCGCCCTCTCCCCCATCATCCTCGTCCTCGGCCACCGCGCCGCCGACCTCCAGCCCCTCGCCAAACCCTTCCCCGCTGTCCGAATCGTCCACAACCCCCACTACAAACAAGGCAAGACCACCAGCATAAAAGCCGGCCTCGCGGCCCTCAACGACGGTGAAACCGACGCCATCCTAATCCTCAACGTAGACCAGCCCCGCTCCCCCGCCACCCTCCAGCGAATCGTGGAAGCCCACCACCGCTCCCGCGCCGCCATCACCATCCCCACCTACAAAAGCAAAGGCGGCCACCCCGTCATCTATAACATCAGCCTCCTGCCCAAACTCCTCGCTATCTCAGAAGACACCCAGGGCCTCAAAGCCCTCACCCACAACAGCCCCCACCCCATCCTTCGCTTCGACGCCGCCACCCCGGAAGTCATCTTGGATCTTAATACTGAGGAAGACTACCAGCGCGCCATTGATTGAAGACGGAACTCGGCTGAGCCTTCCCGTCAGCTCTAGTCGTCGTTTGTGGTTGGTAACGCCTAAATCTCGGGCCTAAATTTCCACATTAGCCGCATTTATTTAGCAGAACTTCCTCCGCCCTCCGCCCTCCGGCACCGGCTCCGTGAGACGCAAAAAACCAGGCCCAGCGTCCGCCGGGCCTGGGCTAGGTTTTCCTCACCATCGGCCCCACATACCTGGCCTCTAGGGCCAGAGGAGCCTCCCGATGCAATCGGGATTACTTGGCTATATCCTCAAGTTAGCGTGGAGCCTTCAGGCTTTCTGATGCCCCGCTGGCTCTCCTTCACAAACCTCTGCTCAGCGACTCAACCCTTCAAAACCAGCGAGGCGTCTACAAGGGAAGTGCCACTGATGGTTCCATACGTGGCGCCTTACCATCTTCGCCTCCTTTCGCTGTATTTGAGGGTTATGACTATCTTTTACTCATACCTATTTTGATAAAGAATTGTTAAAAAGGCAATAGTTGCAAATCGTATGTTCCGTTTCGTAATTCGTACTCTCGCCGTCCCCCTGCGTCAATTTCCGACTCCTGTGATACCATGGTTCCGCCTCACCACCACCCTGGAGGAATCCCATGAAAGCCCTCGAAGGCGTCCGAGTCCTGGACCTCACCCGCGCCCTGGCCGGACCCTACTGCACCCTCATGCTCGCCGACTACGGCGCCGACGTCATTAAAATCGAAGTCCCCGGCAAGGGCGACGATACCCGCGCTTGGGGCCCGCCCTATATCCACGACGAGTCCGCCTACTTCCTCTCCATTAACCGCAACAAGCGCAGCCTCACCCTCAACCTCAAAGAGCCTGAAGCCCGCGAAATCTTCATGAAGCTCGCCCGCGACGCCGATGTCATCGTCGAAAACTACACCCCCGGCGTCGTCCACCGCCTCGGCATCGACTACGACTCCGTCAAGGCCGTCAAGCCTGACATCGTCTACTGCTCCATCTCCGGCTTCGGCCAGACCGGCCCTTACCGCGAGCTCCCCGCCTACGACCAGATGATGCAGGGCGTCGGCGGCATCATGAGTCTCACCGGCGACCCCGACGGCCCCCCCATGAAAGTCGGCATCGCCATCACCGACATCGGCGCCGGCATGCTCGGCGCCTACGCCGTCATGACAGCCCTCTTCCACCGCGCCCGCACCGGCCAGGGCCAGTACCTCGACGTGTCGATGCTCGACCTCCAGGTCTCCTGGCTCACCTACCAGGCCGGGGCCTACTTCGCTGCCGGCAGCCCGCCCCCCCGAGTCGGCGCCGCCCACCCCAACCTGGTCCCTTACCAGGCCTTCAAGTGTTCCGACGGCAAGTACGTCAACGTCGCCGTCGGCAACGACCGCTTCTGGCTCCGCTTCTGCGACGCCCTGGGCCGACAGGATCTCGCCCAGGACCCCGCCTACGCCCAAAACAAGGACCGGGTGCGGCAGCGCGCCAAACTCGTCGGCATCCTGGAGCAGGAGTTCAAGAAGAAGCCTGTAAAGCACTGGGTACAAGTCCTGGAAAAAGGCGGCGTCCCCTGCGGCCCCATCAATGACATGGCCGATGTCTTCTCCAACCCTCAGGTTATCGAGAGAAAAATGCTGGCGGAGATGGACCACCCCACGGCGGGCCGCATCAAGCAGACCGGCATCTCCATCAAGTTCTCCGACACGCCCGGCGAGATTAAATCGCCTCCGCCGGTGCTAGGTCAGCATAATGAGGAGATTCTTACAAGCCTGGGCTATTCCCGCGATGATGTAAAATCTCTCAAGCAGAGCGGTATCTTATAGCCGACTGCTTGGAGCTATATGGCTACCTTCTACGATGTCGCCCTGGCCAACGACCAGCAGTTCTTTAGCTCCCGCATCCGCGAGTTCTGCGCCCAGTTTGAGCTCTCCTTTTTCCTCATCGAGCCTACCTGGGCCTTCGATTTTCTCTCCAAGCTGGAGGAGCGCGAAATCGGCGTCCGAGTCCTTATCGACATGTCCGCCGACGCCTATGACATCGAAAACATCTACTTCAAAATCGCCAAGGAGGTGGCCGAGCAGGGTGGCTATGTCATCAACGACCCCGACCTCTCCGCCGCCGCCTCCCACAAGGGCCTCTTCCATCATACCCTCGCCAACAACAGCGTCCTCGTGCCGCCCACCGTCATCGTTCCTCGAAAAGACATCGATACCTTCCGCCTCACCAGAGAAATCACTAATCAAATAGGCACGCCCTTCGTGGTAAAGCCCGGCTGGGGCGGTGGACGCATCGGCGTCATCCTGGACGCCACTTCCGAGGACGACATCCTCCGCTCCGCCAAAGAAGCCATCGACTCTGACTCCTTCCTCCTCCAGCGCCGCCTCACTCCCAAGCAGCTGGACAGCCACGTGGCCTGGTTCCGCGTCTTCTACGTCTTCGGCGAGGTTATCCCTTGCTGGTGGGAGCCGCCCGCAAATCAGTACCAGCTTGTCACTCCCCTCCAGCGTAAGACCTACCACCTCTCCGCCCTGGCCCGAATGGCCCGCGAGATCGCCCGCCTCTCCAAGGTCGAGTTCTTCTCCACCGAAATCACCCTCGCCGACGACGGCAAGTTCTACGCCGTCGACTACCTGAACACCGACTGCGATATGCGCGTCAAGTCCTTCTGGCCCACCGGCGTCCCCGACGAGGTCGTCCGCCACATCGCCTGGATTCTTGTAGAGCAGGCCCGCGACCGAGTCCACCGCTCCCGCGGCGTCTTCGACCACGAGCTGCTCATCAAAGACCAGGACTGGAACACCCGCCGCAAAAAAGGCCAGCTCGTCCCCGGCGAATAAAGGATTGAGGGTTTTCTGTCATTCTGAGCCCCGCGAAGAATCTAATCGACGTGACTGCTACTACGCCCATCCTCGCATCCACCTTACCAATTCAAAATTACAGGAGAGGTCGCTTCACCTTCTCTTATCCCTTCCCATTCGACACCTGGTGCTAACTGATGGCCTATGTGTGTTTAAGGTCTGACCGCCACCAAGAAAATCCCTTCTCCCCTTGTGGGAGAAGGCGTAGGTCGAAGACTCGCCGTGGCGAGATGAGGGGTGAATCCCTAGAGCCGAGGAGCCTGTATCACCACCACCTCCCTCTGGCCGATTCCCGTCTGATCCCTTCCTCCCATCCGGGAGGGAAAGTTAGGTAGGGGGCCTCCCCTCGACCCACCCATGCCTATCCTTCTCTTACTTGTCATAATCCTCGCTTCCTTAGCCTTCTTTACCCTCCTCGCCGTCTCCGCCGTCGCCCTCTGGGTCGCCTACGACTACGTCCGCACCCGCCGCTACCCCGTCGACCAGTGGGGCCACCCCTCCGACTTCCCCATCGACTATGAAGACGTCTCCTTCCCCAGCCGCCACGACCTCCTCAAAATCAGCGGCTGGTACCTACCCTCCGGCGACGACTCTCGATGCCTCATCCTCCTCCAGGGCGACGGCCACCACCGCAACAGCCCCGGCATCCGCGCCCTGCTCCTGGGCCGAGACCTGGCGCAGCACGGCTACAGCGTTTTGTTATTCGACTTCCGTGGTCGCGGCGACTCGCGGGGCCATCGAGGCTCCGCTGGCGACCGCGAGCGATGGGACCTCCTCGGCGCCCTCGACTACGTCAACAGCCGCGGCATCCCCACCGAAAAAATCGGCCTCGTCGGCTTCTCCCTAGGCGCCGCCGTCGCCCTCCTCGTCGCCGACCAGGAAAAGCGCATCCCCGCCCTGGTCTCCGATAGCTGCTACCTGGACACCCTCCCTGACCTGGAAAACGTCCCCTTCCTCTTCTTCACCCTTCCTAAATGGTTCCGCGTCCCCACCATCCTCGCGGGCAAGTGGTTCCTCGCCGCCGACTTCAGCCAGGTGCGTCCAGTCAAAATGGTCCATAAAATCGCTCCCAGGCCCGTCTTCTTCATCCACGGCCAGGAAGACCACGTCGTCCCCTACCGAGAGACCATCGTCCTCCACCAGGCCTCCAAAAACCCCAACAATCAGCTCTGGATCGTCCCCGGCGCCGGCCACGTCCACACCTACGCCACCCACCCCAAAGAATACCTCCGCCTCATCGTCCCCTTCTTCAACCGCCACATCCCCAAAGACTCTCCTAACTAGGTCGCCCAATCCGCTCCTCTCGGCTTCCTGCGACGCAACCTTCCCATCTGGGTGGTGTTTCTCTTTAGGAGGGCTGGGCGTTCCCCTCTGGTCCCCCTTCTTCTCCTATTGCAAAGTGCTTCGCTGCCTTAAAGCATATATCGCGGAGTCTCCTCATCCTTGATATTTATTCAATGAGGAGGCTCGATTTATCGGCCCGATGCAATCGGACCGTCCTGAGTATGCCGAAGGAGGGGGTTGTGGTTCCTTATATTCCCTCCCTCTTCTCAAAAAGGAGAAGAGGGCTGCAAGTTCGCCGTGGCGAGATAAAGGATGATGAGGTGCTCATATTATCCTTCCATTTCCAGCAGACCCGTGATGCACATTATGGGTTCAGCTTTGAAAAACCACGAACCTTTCGAAAAATGGGGTCTGGATTGTCCCATCAGGTTCTCCCTCTTCTCCTATTGCAAAGGAGAAGAGGGAGTTAGAGGGTGATGAGGTGATCCTTATTTTCTTTCCCTCTTCTCCCGTAGTCGGGAGAAGAGGGACAAAGGGTGATGAGGGCGACCCGAACGCGAGTGACGCCCGCACCCAGTACCTAGAAGGAGAAAATCACCCCCACTCTAACCCCACAAACTTTAGGAAATCCTCAATCCGCCGTCGCTTTGACGTCGGGTCCTCATTCCACCGCCGCACCTGCTCGTTATACGACTCCTGCGCCTCCGTGTACGACACGTAGTCCCGCCTCACCGGCCCCTCCTCCACCTCCCCATCCGTATCGTGCTTCCCAAAGCACGGCTCGTCTATCAGCCTGAACGGCCCCTGCGGCTTGTCGAAGTCCACCGGTTGGAACGGGTACTGCCGGCAAATGTGCGGCTTGAACTCATGTATCGAACACACGTTGTTCTTCAAAAATGTGCACTGCCCCATGTCCTCATTCTCCACTCGACCCAGCACCATCGCCAGCTTCCCAAACTTGGAATTGAACAGCCTCTCGTCCGACTCCTCCAGCGGCGGCTTAAAGTCCGTAGGCCGGTAAAACTCCACAAACTCCGATATCGGCTTGTTCATCCGATTCTGTATGCGCTTAACATCCACCGGCAGCACCAGCGGCACATACCGCTTGCAGCACTCCCCGCACTGTGTGCATCGCCACTTAATAGCCATAGCCGTCTTAGTTTAACCCATCATTTCGACTGTATCATCATGCCTTTTAACGCCAAGAAATCTCCATCAATGACTGGTCTCATATTTTGTGGAGGCGAGACCATCTCGCCATTAGCCCCTAACGCCTGACGCTAGTTGAGTTGGCGCCTACAAAAAGGAGGCGTGTTTGTCATTCTGAGCCTGCGAAGAATCTAATCGACGTGCCCGTTGCCTCGCCCCTCATGTCACTAACAAGGCTACTATTGTCATTCCGAGCGTAGTCGAGGAATCTGTTATGACGGTAACCTCGTTTCTCATATCACTGACACGCCCCGCATCTTCTCGTTTCCATTGTCGTCAGCGTCTCACACTAGTAACAGCCATCTGTTGGAGCAGGTCTACCGTAACCTTATCTCCTGCCTCACCCATAGAAGAGACCTCCCCTCTCCGACTCTCCTCCCATACCTACCTCTTCTTCCGATGTGACAACTTCTTGTAGCCTTAAGCCTTCTCCTTCTGCTATCCTCTCTATCCCTCCAGCCCATCTCTCCATCGCCCCATCTTCATGAAAGGCCATTGAAAAGATAACAACCGGGACAACCTCTAAAACAATTCTGTATCTAGTCCACGCCTGAAACCCTGAATTGTTTCCCCTAAAAACTTTTTACAAATATCCTCAGGGCGAAAAACCAAACAAGGCTCCACCTCATTCGTTTCCTCAAAACTAAAATTTTAGTGGGGTCTAAAAGAAAATCCATCGCCGTCCGAAATCCCGATGGGATCGGGAGGGAGGCTCATCCGCCTCAGGAGGATCGGCCCTCCCCGCCCCAGCATTAGTTCCTTCCCCACAAAAACTAATCCCCCGCCATTGCCCGCCACTATTCCTTCCCCTATCATTGCCCCAACCCACCCATAAGGAACCTAAAATGGACTTAGGTATAAAAGGACGCGCCGCCATCGTCGGCGGCTCCAGCCGTGGCATGGGCAAGTCCGCCGCCCTCACCCTCGCCCGCGAAGGCGCCTCCGTCGTCATCTGCTCCCGCACCGAGGCCGATATCCGCAAGGCCGAAAAAGAAATCGCCGCCGCCTCCAGCCCCAAGCAGGTCCTCGCCCTCGCCGCCGACCTTACCAAACCCGACGTCATTAAGAGCGTGGTCCGACAGACCCTCGGCCGCTTTGGCCGCATCGATATCCTGGTCAACAACGTTGGCGGCCCGCCCCCAGGCCAGCCCTCCCAGCTCACCGACGAGCAGTGGTACGCCGCCCTTGAGCAAAACTTCCTCAGCGCCGTCCGCATGACCCGCGAGGTTCTCCCCCACATGAAAGAGCGCAAGTGGGGACGAGTCATCAATCTCCTCTCCAACGCCGTCCGACAGCCCGTCCTCGACCTCGTCCTCTCCACCTCCAGCCGCCTCGCCGTCGTCGGCTACGCCAAGATGCTCTCCAACGAGGTCTCCCAGTTCGGGATCACCGTCAACAACGTCCTCCCCGGCCAGGTCCTCACCGACCGCATGACCTCCCTCTACGGCAAAATGGCCAAAGAGCAGGGCCGCGATATGCAAGCCATGATGGACGAAGCCGCGGGCCGAATCCCCATGCGACGCCTCGGCCGCCCCGAAGAAATGGGCGACCTCATCGCCTTCCTCGCCTCAGACCGCGCCAGCTACATCACCGGCCAGAGCATCAGCCTTGACGGCGGCGCCCTCCAAGCCGTGATCTAGGGATGGAATATAGGCGTTCCTAGTAATGAGTTACTCGAGGTAGGTTACCAAATTGCCGTCCAGTAACCATAATATTGGTGAAGTTCCTAGAGCATATGCCAAGGAGGTTTCGCTATGAGGACTGGAGATGTTGACCACAACGTAATTCTCCGCATCGTCCGTGAAATGCATAGGGAGTTTCACACCAAGGATGTCTCTCAACATCCGGCAGCCAAAGCGGCACATAGCCTTCATGTACATGAGCGTAGCTACAACTCGGTCATTGGCAGGCATCTTAGCCGAAACGATGCTGGGATAGGTATCCGTCAAGACGAGTCCCCACGCGGTCGCCGGGGCGTATATTGGATAAAGGCGTGATAGCTGGACAAGGAGCCTGCCCAGGAAATCCCTTCTCCCCTTGCGAGAGAAGGTTAGGATGAGGGGTAAACCCTAGGCAGAGAAGACGAGCATTAGAGTCACTCGCCACCCCTTCTTCCTCCTTCTCCCCCTTGATGGGGGAGAACAGAAGAGAGGGTGAAACCCTAGTTCCACGCCCCGTCCGTCAGGCTAGACCATACCTTCCACGCTGCGTATATCCCCTTCTCCCGCCGCACAAGGAGAGATTCCCCTACCTCTGATAAACCCCCTCCATATACTCCCCTATCTCCTCCACCCTCAGCCCCTCCACCGCCACCTCCGGCGCCCACGTCACCTGGTCGGAAGCCCATCTCACTGTCCCCCGAGGCGGATGCCCTATCCCCAGCACGCTGTTTATCACCCGCAAGATGTTGTCATTCAGCCGCAGCGTGTTCGGCTTGATAGGCGCCGCCAGCCGCCCGCCCTTGATAAGGTACGAGTCCCCCACCACCGTCCCGCTAAAGTCCGCCGCCGTGATGCCGTTCACCGGGTAGGTGTACCACAGCCGCCCGATGTACAGCCCATCATCCACCATCCGCATCAGCTCCTCCGTCGACCGCTTTCTCCGACCCTCCAGCACCAGGTTCGTCGGCGTTATCGACGGCGGCGAGTCAAAGTTCCGGCCTCCGCCTCGGCCCGTCCTGAACCCGTTCCGGGGCGCGATACCCTGGGCCACCCGGCTCGGCTCCACGCCCAGCTTCTCCTTGCCCTTGGGGTCGTGCAGTATCCGCTGAGTCTCGTAATAGTTGGACAAGGCCCCCTTCAATACGCCGTCCTTGATCATCTCCGTCCGGCCCGTCGGCACACCTTCGTCCGTGATAGCCTTCGATGCCGCCAGCCCCGCCGCCGACCCGTCGTCATATAGGTAGACCTCCTCCGACGCCACCTTCTTTCCCATCTTCCCCAGGAACGGCGACGCCCCTGCGTAGAACATATTCAAATTCAGTCCAGGCATCAGTATCCACTCCAGCAGCTCCGCCACCGCCTGCGGCCCCAGGACAACCCTATACGCCCCGGACGCCACCCTCTGCCCGCCGATGGCCCGTATGGCGCTCCGCGCCGCCTCCGCCGCCGAGTCCCCCGCAAACCCCGACAGGCTGGGGCTGGTGCCCCATCCCGTCCCCTTGGCGTCGTGGTCCTCTACCATCGCCGTCGCGAAGGACATAATCAGCGTAGACTCGTCTGTCTGCACCGACGGGAAGTGAAAGGAGCCGACGGCCATCCGTTCCTTCAGCATCACCACGTCGCCGCCCAAAATCAGCCCCAGCTCCTTCACCTTGTCCGGCGACTTGGCCGCCCCTAGCAGCTCCTCCGACGACTGGAATACCTCCAGCGCCCTGTTCACCGACGCCCAGCCCGCCTGCACCAGCTTGCCCCCCTTGGAAGACATCAACACCGGGTCGTGGTACTTGGTCAGCGTTGGCTGCTCTCCCGTCGGCTTGGGCAGCGATACATACTCCGGGTCCAGCACCGCCCCTCGCCGCGCCTTCTCCAGCGCCTTCTTCACGCCTTCGAGTGATAGGTTGGTCGGCTCGCTCCCAAAGCCCGTCTTCACTCCATCTCCCCCCTTCAAAGCCACCCTTATCCCCAACCCATAAGACTCCACCGACTTCGGCTCCTCCACCCCGTTGCTCGGTATCCGTGACGTGTAGTTGAGCCGCACCGTTAGGTTCTCGTTGGCCGATGCAAACACCTCCGCCTCGGTTACATCCTTCTGCGTCTTCAGGTACTTGAGCGCGTCGCTGACGGAACGCTTTAGCTGGGCAATGGACAGCATTAGTTGCCACCTCCCGTCAGCCTGGCTATGCCCCGCATCGTTGGCCCACCGTTGCTCATACGCTTGGCCTGCATCGGCTGCCCCTTGCCGCAGTTGGGTATCGGGTACATGCGGAAGTCATTCCCCACGGCGTCGATGCTCATGAAATAGTCCCTCGTGTCCGACGTTATCCCCCCGTCCCTATACACCTGCCCCAGCTCGCCGTTCCGAATCTCATACACCTTCACCGCCGTAATGCGGAAGTTCTCCCTCGACTCCGCTATCGACGGCGTCCGGTGCCCCGACACGTAGTACCCCTTGTCCACCTCTCTGATGATCTCCTGCGGGTCGCGATTACCCGGCGCAAAGACCGTGTTGGACATGCGAATCAGCGGTATCAGGTACGACTCCGTGGCCCTGAACGACCCGTTAGGTTCCACCCCCAGCACCGCCGCCGTCTGCCGGCTGTTCAGGAACTCCTCAAACACCCCGTTCCTAATGTGGTACGCCCGCCGCGATGGCGTCCCGTCATGGTCGTAGGGATAGTGGCCGTAGCCCTCCACTGTCGGGTCCGAGTAGGCGCTGACCAGCGGCGACGCCACCTGCTTGCCGATCATGTTGTCCTTCAAGTCCCTGAAGAACCAGCTTCGGCCCGCATACGCCGTCTCAAACTTCAGCGCCCGGTCCAACTCCGAAGGGTGCCCCACCACTTCATGCGCTACCAGGGTATTGAAGTGCGGGTCCGTGACTACCACCACCTCCTTCTCCGTGGGCTTCAGGCGCGGCGCCTTGACTAGCTCCTCGGCGTTCTTGCCCAGCTCTTTGCAGAACTCCTCAAAGCTCTTGAGGCTGATGACGCCCTTGTTGTGCCCCTCCGTCAGTACCTCCCACCCGCGCTGGTGGCCGGTGAAGTCGTATATCTCTACTGTCCCGTCCTTCCCGCTTCCTATAACGATGCAGAACCCCTCGGTCTGAGCATAACTGTAATCGATGTCCGCCCCTTCTGAACTCACATACAGCTCGCGAATCAGTGATGTCACCGCCGACGTCGCCGCATACACTACGCTGCTCCCCTCACCCTTGGCAGCCTGGCATCCTTCCACCGCCATCTTTACCGTCGCGTCCAGCGGCACCGACCGCGGGTCATCCCGAAAGATAGGCTTGATAGTGTCCTGCGAGATGTGTACCGGCGCCAGTCCCATGGCATAGAAGCT is a window from the SAR202 cluster bacterium genome containing:
- a CDS encoding TldD/PmbA family protein — its product is MPSKVSVDVLDKIRPKLRALVTESAKRLTGLQHCDVRMEFKEEKGAMSENGQPKASAEDVAFDFGVRVIAGGKTASPGYYGKILGPSDVKNIETVVWEGIEEAHRRARSSARQKAMARKQFGALAESFYAMGLAPVHISQDTIKPIFRDDPRSVPLDATVKMAVEGCQAAKGEGSSVVYAATSAVTSLIRELYVSSEGADIDYSYAQTEGFCIVIGSGKDGTVEIYDFTGHQRGWEVLTEGHNKGVISLKSFEEFCKELGKNAEELVKAPRLKPTEKEVVVVTDPHFNTLVAHEVVGHPSELDRALKFETAYAGRSWFFRDLKDNMIGKQVASPLVSAYSDPTVEGYGHYPYDHDGTPSRRAYHIRNGVFEEFLNSRQTAAVLGVEPNGSFRATESYLIPLIRMSNTVFAPGNRDPQEIIREVDKGYYVSGHRTPSIAESRENFRITAVKVYEIRNGELGQVYRDGGITSDTRDYFMSIDAVGNDFRMYPIPNCGKGQPMQAKRMSNGGPTMRGIARLTGGGN